A stretch of Hydrogenothermus marinus DNA encodes these proteins:
- a CDS encoding YraN family protein, protein MNKRHIGKEKENIAKEYLKNKGYQILATNFYSKFGEIDIIAKDKNTLVFIEVRSKSYEAFGLPEETIDKPKIQKIIKTAQLFIEKENIDYDEIRFDVISILNDKINHIESAFEV, encoded by the coding sequence ATGAATAAAAGACATATTGGCAAAGAAAAAGAAAACATTGCTAAAGAATATTTGAAAAACAAAGGGTATCAAATATTAGCAACAAATTTTTATTCAAAGTTTGGAGAAATAGATATTATAGCCAAAGATAAAAACACTCTTGTCTTTATTGAAGTAAGAAGTAAAAGTTATGAAGCCTTTGGGCTACCTGAGGAAACAATAGATAAACCAAAAATACAAAAGATAATTAAAACTGCACAGCTTTTTATAGAAAAAGAAAATATAGATTATGATGAAATAAGATTTGATGTAATATCTATCTTAAATGATAAAATAAATCATATAGAAAGTGCTTTTGAGGTTTAA
- a CDS encoding Fe-S-containing hydro-lyase → MSEVKRITTPLTDEIIESLKVGDRVLLNGVVYTARDAAHKRMLEEFEKTGKFPFDIKGQVIYYVGPTPPKPGQVIGSAGPTTAYRMDKYTPKLHELGLKATIGKGWRGPEVKEALKRYKAVYFAAYGGTAALLSKHITSAEIIAYEDLGPEAIRKLTFKDFPVIVANDIYGGDIFQEGQSKYRKLDLNCQL, encoded by the coding sequence ATGAGTGAAGTAAAAAGAATTACAACACCTTTAACAGATGAAATAATAGAAAGTTTAAAAGTTGGAGATAGGGTTTTACTAAATGGAGTAGTTTATACTGCAAGAGATGCTGCTCATAAAAGAATGCTTGAAGAGTTTGAAAAAACTGGGAAATTCCCTTTTGATATAAAAGGGCAAGTAATTTATTATGTAGGACCTACTCCTCCAAAGCCTGGCCAAGTTATAGGTTCAGCAGGACCAACAACTGCATATAGAATGGATAAATATACTCCAAAATTACATGAACTTGGATTAAAAGCAACTATTGGTAAAGGATGGAGAGGACCTGAAGTAAAAGAAGCTTTAAAAAGATATAAAGCAGTTTATTTTGCTGCATATGGAGGAACAGCAGCACTTCTTTCAAAACATATTACATCTGCAGAAATTATAGCTTATGAAGATTTAGGACCAGAAGCTATAAGAAAACTAACTTTTAAAGATTTTCCAGTTATTGTTGCAAATGATATTTACGGCGGAGATATTTTCCAAGAGGGACAATCAAAATACAGGAAATTAGACCTTAACTGCCAACTATAA
- a CDS encoding fumarate hydratase: protein MVREIHANEIKEIVKSLVIDAEYFLPSDFLTAIEKSIEKEESEMGKEILKTILDNAKVAADEEVAYCQDTGYPVFFVDIGQDVHIVGGNITDAINEAVREATKEGYLRASLAYDPIIDRKNTGDNTPALIYYNIVPGDKIKIKFAAKGGGSENQSKQKMLKPSDGWEGVKEFILCAVANAGPNACPPFTVGVGIGGTFDYSAVLAKKALFRHIGERHPDPRIAKLEEELIEEANKLGVGPLGFGGSTTAVDVKIEVAPVHIASLPVAVNIQCHAARHKEIEI, encoded by the coding sequence ATGGTTAGAGAAATACATGCAAATGAGATTAAAGAAATAGTTAAAAGCTTAGTAATAGATGCAGAATATTTTCTTCCTTCTGATTTTTTAACTGCAATAGAAAAATCTATTGAAAAAGAAGAATCAGAAATGGGAAAAGAGATATTAAAAACAATCCTTGATAATGCAAAAGTAGCTGCAGACGAAGAAGTTGCTTATTGTCAGGATACAGGATATCCAGTATTTTTTGTAGATATTGGCCAAGATGTTCATATAGTAGGTGGAAATATTACAGATGCTATTAATGAAGCAGTTAGAGAAGCTACAAAAGAAGGATATTTAAGAGCATCTTTAGCTTATGATCCTATAATAGATAGAAAAAATACAGGAGATAATACTCCAGCTTTAATTTATTACAATATTGTTCCTGGAGACAAAATTAAAATAAAATTTGCTGCAAAAGGTGGTGGATCAGAAAATCAAAGTAAACAGAAGATGTTAAAGCCATCTGATGGTTGGGAAGGTGTAAAAGAATTTATTTTATGTGCAGTTGCAAATGCAGGACCAAATGCATGTCCTCCTTTTACAGTTGGAGTTGGAATAGGAGGTACTTTTGATTATTCAGCAGTTCTTGCAAAAAAAGCATTGTTTAGACATATAGGTGAAAGACATCCAGATCCAAGGATTGCTAAATTAGAAGAAGAATTAATAGAAGAGGCTAATAAACTTGGTGTAGGACCCTTAGGATTTGGTGGTTCAACTACTGCAGTTGATGTAAAAATAGAAGTAGCACCTGTACATATAGCTTCTTTACCTGTTGCTGTAAATATTCAATGCCATGCAGCAAGACATAAAGAAATAGAAATATAA
- a CDS encoding ribonuclease HII, with amino-acid sequence MLLKNLKKKINKYMFEIEKSLYDKGFKKLVGIDEAGRGPLAGPVVSAAVIFPQNIDIFIEKDSKKLSPKKRETLFEEIRKKAVSIGIGVVDSEEIDRINIYNATKLAMKRALFSLKSDFDYIITDYIKFDPYPHISIKKADEKSISVAAASIIAKVYRDKIMEHFSKIYPHSFERHKGYPTKLHIQEIKEYGITPIHRKSFRLNYE; translated from the coding sequence CTGCTGCTAAAGAATCTAAAGAAGAAAATCAATAAATATATGTTTGAGATTGAAAAATCTCTATATGATAAAGGATTTAAAAAATTAGTTGGAATAGATGAAGCAGGAAGGGGACCTTTAGCAGGTCCCGTTGTCTCTGCTGCTGTTATATTTCCACAAAATATAGATATTTTCATAGAAAAAGACTCCAAAAAATTATCTCCTAAGAAAAGAGAGACCTTATTTGAAGAGATAAGAAAAAAAGCAGTTTCTATTGGAATTGGAGTAGTTGACTCTGAAGAAATAGATAGAATTAATATTTATAATGCAACAAAACTTGCTATGAAAAGAGCATTATTCAGTCTAAAATCAGATTTTGATTATATTATTACTGATTATATTAAATTTGATCCATATCCTCACATATCAATAAAAAAAGCAGATGAAAAAAGTATATCTGTTGCTGCTGCATCAATAATTGCAAAAGTTTATAGAGATAAAATAATGGAACATTTTTCAAAAATTTATCCTCACTCTTTTGAAAGACATAAAGGATATCCTACTAAACTACATATTCAAGAAATAAAAGAGTATGGTATAACTCCAATTCACAGAAAAAGTTTTAGATTAAATTATGAATAA
- a CDS encoding 2-oxoacid:acceptor oxidoreductase subunit alpha, with protein sequence MASFDLTVKYAGEGGEGVISSGDFTMKAAAKMGYEVVTFKSFPAEIKGGYALSQVRMSDEKILSQGDGFDILVAFNGEAYEVNKPLLREGTVLIWDGPEGGDFEPEFEELEKKGVIMYAVPMSQLAKKEVGAYITKNVIAMAATFELIGMPIELLKEEIVAKFSKKGQEVIDLNFKAIEVAQKYVKENIKKVDPYKVPGPLPKKDVIIVEGNEAIALGALAAGVKVYAAYPITPATTVGNYLAPHILKTGGYVYQAEDEISSMAIVIGASFSGVKAMTATSGPGISLMQELIGLASMTEIPAVIVDVQRGGPSTGMPTKHDQADLFAAALGGHGDDQRVVLAPTNVEENFYLTVEAFNLSERYQLPVLLLTDASLSLRAEAIPTPDINKIKENLIERPIVRKGEVSPEELENLFRYKITDTGISPFLAPGESPKPYTATGLEHGENSYPRTTPKERTEMMDKRFRKIKNIEDENPHLVEWDLGDLQEGEKADITIITWGLTASIAKEAIQRLRNKGIKVAALYPKLIYPLPAKAVEKAASMSDIVLVPEANYMGHLAKFIRMFSSVPAEKIVQYNIYRGEPFIPKEIEEKVEEILGKKVQA encoded by the coding sequence ATGGCGTCTTTTGATTTAACTGTAAAATATGCAGGTGAAGGTGGAGAAGGTGTTATATCTTCTGGTGATTTTACAATGAAAGCAGCAGCAAAAATGGGATATGAAGTTGTAACCTTTAAATCTTTTCCTGCAGAGATAAAAGGTGGATATGCTTTATCTCAAGTAAGAATGTCTGATGAAAAGATATTATCTCAAGGTGATGGATTTGATATTCTTGTTGCATTTAATGGTGAGGCTTACGAAGTAAACAAGCCATTACTTAGAGAAGGAACAGTATTAATCTGGGATGGCCCAGAAGGTGGAGATTTTGAACCTGAATTTGAAGAATTAGAAAAGAAAGGAGTAATTATGTATGCTGTTCCAATGTCTCAACTTGCTAAAAAAGAAGTTGGTGCTTATATAACTAAAAACGTTATAGCAATGGCAGCTACATTTGAGTTAATAGGAATGCCTATAGAGCTTTTAAAAGAAGAAATAGTTGCTAAATTTTCTAAAAAAGGACAAGAAGTTATAGATTTGAACTTTAAAGCTATAGAAGTAGCTCAAAAATATGTAAAGGAAAATATCAAAAAAGTAGATCCATATAAAGTACCTGGACCATTACCTAAGAAAGATGTAATAATTGTAGAAGGTAATGAAGCAATAGCACTTGGTGCACTTGCAGCAGGTGTTAAAGTATATGCAGCATATCCTATTACTCCAGCTACAACAGTTGGAAACTATTTAGCTCCTCATATATTAAAAACAGGTGGATATGTATACCAAGCTGAAGATGAAATATCTTCAATGGCAATAGTAATTGGAGCATCTTTCTCTGGTGTTAAAGCAATGACTGCAACTTCAGGACCTGGTATATCTTTAATGCAAGAGCTTATAGGACTTGCATCTATGACAGAAATACCAGCAGTTATAGTTGATGTTCAAAGGGGTGGACCTTCTACAGGAATGCCAACTAAACATGATCAAGCAGATCTTTTTGCAGCAGCGCTTGGCGGACATGGTGATGATCAAAGAGTAGTACTTGCTCCAACAAATGTTGAAGAAAATTTCTATTTAACAGTAGAAGCATTTAATTTATCAGAAAGATATCAATTACCAGTATTACTTTTAACAGATGCATCATTATCTTTAAGGGCTGAAGCAATACCTACTCCAGATATAAATAAAATTAAAGAAAACTTAATAGAAAGACCAATTGTTAGAAAAGGAGAAGTTTCTCCAGAAGAATTAGAAAACTTATTCAGATATAAAATTACAGATACTGGAATATCTCCTTTCTTAGCACCAGGCGAATCACCAAAACCATATACTGCTACAGGACTTGAACACGGGGAAAACTCTTATCCAAGAACAACTCCTAAAGAAAGAACAGAAATGATGGATAAAAGATTTAGAAAAATTAAAAACATAGAAGATGAGAATCCACATTTAGTTGAATGGGATTTAGGAGATTTACAAGAAGGAGAAAAAGCAGATATTACTATAATTACGTGGGGATTAACTGCATCTATTGCAAAAGAAGCAATACAAAGACTTAGAAATAAAGGAATAAAAGTAGCAGCATTATATCCAAAATTAATATATCCTTTACCAGCAAAAGCTGTTGAAAAAGCTGCTTCTATGTCAGACATTGTTTTAGTTCCAGAAGCTAACTATATGGGACACTTAGCTAAATTTATAAGAATGTTCTCTTCAGTACCTGCAGAAAAAATTGTTCAATATAACATTTATAGAGGAGAGCCATTCATACCTAAGGAAATAGAAGAAAAAGTTGAAGAAATACTTGGTAAAAAAGTACAAGCTTAA
- a CDS encoding malate dehydrogenase, translating to MSKPIVSVVGAGNVGEHVANILAINGIADVRMFDLARKTENKVFEVVKGKALDIKQMAISLGKDVNVEGFTVTPEGEGYEALEGSDIIVVTAGFPRRPGMSRDDLLSKNVGIIKVISERIKQYAPNSIVIVVSNPVDVMTYAAFKLTGFEKNRVLGMAGVLDTARFKTFLAEELNVSVKSINAYVLGGHGDDMVPVLTASNVAGIPLTDLIEQDRLNEIVERTKFGGGEIVNLMGTSAYHAPGSSAAYMVEAILKDRKEIMPCSVYLEDDDAKYYEADDIYIGVPAKLGKNGVESIEKIPLSEEERENWKKSVESVKAGINRIKELNLI from the coding sequence ATGTCTAAACCTATAGTATCTGTTGTTGGAGCAGGAAATGTAGGGGAACATGTGGCAAATATCCTTGCTATAAATGGTATAGCAGATGTAAGAATGTTTGACCTTGCAAGAAAAACAGAAAATAAAGTTTTTGAAGTAGTAAAAGGAAAGGCATTAGATATAAAACAGATGGCTATTTCTCTTGGAAAAGATGTAAATGTTGAAGGTTTTACTGTAACTCCTGAAGGTGAAGGATATGAAGCTTTAGAAGGTTCTGATATTATAGTTGTTACTGCTGGTTTTCCAAGAAGACCTGGAATGAGTAGAGATGATCTTTTATCTAAAAATGTTGGAATTATAAAAGTAATATCAGAAAGAATTAAACAGTATGCTCCAAATTCAATAGTAATTGTAGTATCAAATCCTGTAGATGTTATGACTTATGCAGCTTTTAAACTTACTGGATTTGAAAAAAATAGAGTTTTAGGAATGGCAGGTGTTTTAGATACTGCAAGATTTAAAACATTCTTAGCAGAAGAACTAAATGTTTCTGTTAAAAGTATAAATGCTTATGTTTTAGGTGGCCATGGCGATGATATGGTACCTGTTTTAACAGCATCAAATGTGGCAGGAATTCCTTTAACTGATTTAATAGAACAAGATAGATTAAATGAGATAGTAGAAAGAACAAAATTTGGTGGTGGAGAAATTGTTAACTTAATGGGTACATCTGCATATCATGCTCCAGGTTCATCTGCTGCTTATATGGTAGAGGCTATATTAAAGGATAGAAAAGAAATAATGCCTTGTTCTGTATATCTTGAAGACGATGATGCGAAATATTATGAAGCAGATGATATTTATATAGGAGTGCCAGCAAAACTTGGTAAAAATGGAGTAGAATCTATAGAAAAAATACCTTTAAGTGAAGAAGAAAGAGAGAACTGGAAAAAATCTGTAGAATCTGTAAAAGCTGGCATTAATAGAATAAAAGAATTAAATTTAATTTAA
- a CDS encoding DUF488 domain-containing protein — MLFTVGYSSFFEVEKLINKLKDNNISILIDIRTFPYSNAFPQYNKENLEKVFHYKFLGDYVGGLKIKNRVKEGINSLKDLLTDEKIKKGINYLYKLSKNENIAIMCAEKSPFDCHRFLAVASLLHLYTDLEVKNIIEDKLFSFEETINWWKEKENLKSLNLNTERLLIQRLNKLYKIDNKREEKFPSKIETLKLFN; from the coding sequence ATGCTATTTACCGTAGGCTATTCCTCTTTTTTTGAGGTAGAAAAGCTTATAAATAAGTTAAAGGATAATAATATTTCTATTTTAATAGATATTAGGACATTTCCATATTCTAATGCTTTTCCCCAATACAATAAAGAAAATTTAGAGAAAGTTTTTCACTATAAGTTCTTAGGAGATTATGTTGGAGGACTTAAAATAAAAAACAGAGTAAAAGAGGGAATAAATAGCTTAAAAGATTTACTTACAGATGAAAAAATAAAGAAAGGTATTAACTATCTTTATAAATTATCAAAAAATGAAAACATTGCAATAATGTGTGCAGAAAAATCCCCTTTTGATTGTCATAGATTTTTAGCAGTAGCTAGTTTATTGCATTTATATACAGATTTAGAAGTTAAAAATATTATTGAAGATAAGCTCTTTTCTTTTGAAGAAACTATAAATTGGTGGAAAGAAAAAGAAAATCTTAAATCTTTAAATTTAAATACTGAAAGATTACTAATACAAAGATTAAATAAACTTTACAAAATAGATAATAAAAGGGAAGAAAAATTCCCTTCTAAAATAGAAACTTTAAAGTTATTTAATTAA
- a CDS encoding pentapeptide repeat-containing protein, with protein sequence METFTKQQVEELIKKGEDLKGYDFSFAELEGIDFSNLDLSNTSFTGANLRNAKFENCKMDNVFIADADLENVSFKNSQITRSVFQRVNLKNANFENTNLERTQIMVSDLRNANFKNAFMVATRFEDSNLQEANFDNADMRYSNFRGADLQKASFIKTKFSNSDFRKTKLSGAWFENVEAENVLIYGRKPWLEGSKADVRYDEILPRNYGD encoded by the coding sequence ATGGAAACATTTACTAAACAGCAAGTAGAAGAACTTATAAAAAAAGGTGAAGATCTAAAAGGATATGACTTTTCTTTTGCAGAGCTTGAAGGGATAGATTTCTCAAATCTGGATCTTTCAAATACATCTTTTACTGGTGCCAATTTAAGAAATGCTAAATTTGAAAACTGTAAAATGGATAATGTTTTTATCGCAGATGCAGATTTAGAAAATGTAAGTTTTAAAAATAGTCAGATAACAAGAAGTGTATTTCAAAGGGTAAATTTAAAAAATGCAAACTTTGAAAATACTAATTTAGAAAGAACACAAATAATGGTATCAGATTTAAGAAATGCTAATTTTAAAAATGCATTTATGGTAGCTACTCGTTTTGAAGATAGTAATTTACAAGAAGCTAACTTTGATAATGCAGATATGAGATATTCTAATTTTAGAGGAGCAGATTTACAAAAAGCAAGTTTTATAAAAACAAAATTTAGTAATAGTGATTTTAGGAAAACAAAACTTAGTGGTGCTTGGTTTGAGAATGTAGAAGCTGAAAATGTTCTTATATATGGAAGAAAACCTTGGCTTGAAGGATCAAAAGCAGATGTGAGATATGATGAAATTTTACCAAGAAATTATGGAGATTAA
- a CDS encoding 4Fe-4S dicluster-binding protein, whose protein sequence is MYYVAKVDQEKCATYNCRQCTLFCPEANTLMFDEDKNAAYVVEDRCKGCALCVYVCSDLLKRDCITMEMVT, encoded by the coding sequence ATGTATTACGTAGCTAAAGTAGATCAAGAAAAATGCGCAACTTATAACTGTAGACAGTGTACATTATTCTGTCCAGAAGCAAATACATTAATGTTTGATGAAGATAAAAATGCAGCATATGTAGTTGAAGATAGATGTAAAGGTTGTGCTTTATGTGTTTATGTATGTTCTGATTTATTAAAAAGAGATTGTATCACAATGGAAATGGTAACATAA
- the rplS gene encoding 50S ribosomal protein L19 produces MSSALIREIEEKYLENTKDWPEFRVGDTIRVHVKIEERGKERIQVFEGAVIRIKGSGTGKTFTVRKVSYGVGMERTFPWGCPSIAKIEVAKRGKVRRAKLYYLRERKGKAARIKEIKEWELKKRAAESAAAKESKEENQ; encoded by the coding sequence ATGAGTAGTGCATTAATTAGAGAGATAGAAGAAAAATACCTTGAAAATACTAAAGATTGGCCAGAATTTAGAGTTGGAGATACAATTAGAGTTCATGTAAAAATTGAAGAAAGAGGAAAAGAAAGAATACAGGTTTTTGAAGGAGCAGTAATAAGAATAAAAGGAAGTGGAACAGGAAAAACATTTACAGTAAGAAAAGTTTCTTATGGAGTAGGAATGGAAAGAACTTTCCCATGGGGATGTCCTTCAATAGCAAAAATAGAAGTTGCTAAAAGAGGTAAAGTTAGAAGGGCTAAACTTTATTATCTTAGAGAAAGAAAAGGTAAAGCAGCAAGAATTAAAGAAATTAAAGAATGGGAGCTCAAAAAAAGAGCTGCAGAATCAGCTGCTGCTAAAGAATCTAAAGAAGAAAATCAATAA
- the sucC gene encoding ADP-forming succinate--CoA ligase subunit beta: MKVHEHQAKEIFRKYGLPVPQGYPAFTVDEACAVAEKLGKFPVVVKAQVHAGGRGKAGGVKIAKNIEEVQKYAAELLGKTLVTFQTGPEGLPVSRLYIEEATNIDKEYYVAITLDRSKSKLIIMASAEGGMEIEEVAATKPEAIITEEIDPFLGLRPFQAREIALKLGFPKNLINKVASVFLKLYDVYMKEDASMVEINPLVLTKEGNIVVLDAKVDFDDNALFRHPDIMEMEDPTQESELEVKAKQYHLNYIKLDGNIACMVNGAGLAMATMDTIKLAGGEPANFLDVGGSANAEQIANAFKIILSDPNVKAIFINIFGGILRCDRLAEGIITASKEVKPHVPIVVRMEGTNVELGKKMLEESGLNLITADTMWEGAVKAVEAAK, from the coding sequence ATGAAAGTACATGAGCATCAGGCAAAAGAGATATTTAGGAAATATGGACTTCCAGTTCCACAAGGATATCCTGCTTTTACAGTAGATGAAGCTTGCGCAGTAGCAGAAAAACTTGGTAAATTTCCAGTGGTAGTTAAAGCTCAGGTTCACGCAGGTGGAAGAGGAAAAGCAGGTGGTGTAAAAATAGCTAAAAATATAGAGGAAGTTCAAAAATATGCAGCAGAACTACTTGGTAAAACATTAGTAACTTTCCAAACAGGACCAGAAGGACTTCCTGTAAGTAGACTTTATATAGAAGAAGCAACAAATATTGATAAAGAGTATTATGTTGCTATTACCCTTGATAGAAGTAAATCAAAACTGATAATAATGGCTTCAGCAGAAGGTGGAATGGAAATTGAAGAAGTAGCAGCTACAAAACCGGAAGCAATAATTACAGAAGAAATAGATCCATTCTTAGGTTTAAGACCTTTCCAAGCAAGAGAAATTGCATTAAAACTTGGATTTCCTAAAAATCTTATAAATAAAGTAGCATCAGTATTTTTAAAACTTTATGATGTTTATATGAAAGAAGATGCATCTATGGTAGAAATAAATCCTCTTGTTTTAACTAAAGAAGGAAACATTGTAGTTCTTGATGCAAAGGTTGATTTTGATGATAATGCATTGTTTAGACATCCAGATATTATGGAAATGGAAGATCCAACCCAAGAATCAGAATTAGAAGTAAAAGCAAAACAGTATCATCTTAATTATATAAAACTTGATGGAAATATAGCATGTATGGTTAATGGAGCAGGTCTTGCAATGGCAACAATGGACACAATTAAACTTGCTGGTGGAGAACCTGCAAACTTCTTAGATGTAGGTGGTTCAGCTAATGCAGAGCAGATAGCTAATGCATTTAAAATTATCTTATCTGATCCTAATGTGAAAGCAATATTTATCAATATATTTGGTGGAATTTTAAGATGTGATAGACTTGCAGAAGGAATTATTACTGCATCAAAAGAAGTAAAACCTCATGTTCCTATAGTAGTTAGAATGGAAGGTACTAATGTTGAACTTGGAAAGAAAATGCTTGAAGAAAGTGGACTTAATTTAATTACTGCAGATACAATGTGGGAAGGTGCTGTAAAAGCAGTTGAAGCTGCAAAATAA
- a CDS encoding 2-oxoacid:ferredoxin oxidoreductase subunit beta, with product MDIQYVRLEEKLPPREYKSSLESTWCPGCGDFGVVTALTRAFSDEKLDPTALSLVSGIGCSSRLPLWMNAFGLHSCHGRAVPAAVGARLAKPEVPVIVTAGDGDLFSIGMEHFPHAARRNFDMVVISMDNRMYALTKNQVSPTSRTGYKGSLTPYGNLDNPFNVINFAIASGATFVAQTYAGNPKHMTEIIEAAIEHKGFAFVNILSPCPTYNKLDTFKFYKGRLVDINKELGHDPSDKQKAMELAEHDYDADYNPDAKVPIGIFYKTEEIPTFEEKVEALKEKYKPENPETVWDDILSNYKV from the coding sequence ATGGATATACAATATGTAAGATTGGAAGAAAAACTTCCACCAAGAGAATATAAATCAAGCCTTGAATCTACATGGTGTCCAGGTTGCGGTGATTTTGGAGTAGTTACTGCATTAACAAGAGCTTTTTCTGATGAAAAACTTGATCCTACAGCATTATCATTAGTGTCAGGAATTGGATGTTCTTCAAGACTTCCTCTTTGGATGAATGCTTTTGGATTACATTCATGTCATGGTAGAGCAGTTCCTGCAGCGGTTGGTGCAAGACTTGCTAAGCCAGAAGTTCCTGTAATAGTAACTGCAGGTGATGGAGATTTATTCTCAATAGGTATGGAACACTTTCCACATGCAGCAAGAAGAAATTTTGATATGGTTGTTATTTCTATGGACAATAGAATGTATGCATTAACAAAAAATCAAGTTTCACCAACATCAAGAACAGGATATAAAGGATCATTGACACCTTACGGAAACCTTGATAATCCTTTCAATGTAATTAACTTTGCAATTGCATCAGGAGCAACTTTTGTAGCTCAAACATATGCAGGAAATCCTAAACATATGACAGAGATTATAGAAGCTGCTATTGAACATAAAGGATTTGCGTTTGTAAATATACTTTCTCCTTGTCCAACTTATAACAAGTTAGATACATTTAAGTTTTATAAAGGAAGATTAGTAGATATAAATAAAGAGTTAGGGCATGATCCTTCAGATAAACAAAAAGCTATGGAACTTGCTGAACATGATTATGATGCTGACTATAATCCAGATGCTAAAGTACCTATAGGAATTTTCTATAAAACAGAAGAAATACCTACTTTTGAAGAAAAAGTAGAAGCTCTTAAAGAAAAATATAAACCTGAAAATCCTGAAACTGTATGGGATGATATCCTTTCTAACTATAAAGTTTAA
- the sucD gene encoding succinate--CoA ligase subunit alpha — MSVLVNKDTKVIVQGITGREGSFHATQCKAYGTQVVGGVTPGKGGQEVEGIPVFDSVKEAVDNTGADCSLIFVPPPFAADAILEAVDAGIKTVICITEGIPVNDMIPVKNYIKTYYPDTVLIGPNCPGVITPEEAKIGIMPGHIFKKGKVGLVSRSGTLTYEAAYQLTQRGIGQSTAIGIGGDPVPGTVFTDVLKWFQEDPETEAIVMIGEIGGTAEEEAAEFIKQNVTKPVVAYIAGVTAPPGKRMGHAGAIIAGGKGTAEEKYKALESAGVTTVKNISTIGEVVEEILNKS, encoded by the coding sequence ATGAGTGTATTAGTAAATAAAGATACCAAAGTAATTGTTCAAGGAATTACAGGTAGAGAAGGTTCTTTCCATGCTACTCAATGTAAAGCTTATGGTACACAAGTAGTTGGTGGAGTAACTCCAGGAAAAGGTGGACAAGAAGTAGAAGGTATCCCAGTTTTTGATTCTGTAAAAGAAGCAGTAGATAATACTGGAGCAGATTGCTCTTTAATTTTTGTTCCTCCTCCATTTGCAGCTGATGCTATCTTAGAAGCAGTAGATGCAGGAATAAAAACAGTTATCTGTATTACAGAAGGAATTCCAGTAAATGATATGATACCTGTTAAAAATTACATAAAAACATACTATCCAGATACAGTATTAATTGGACCTAACTGTCCAGGTGTAATTACTCCAGAAGAAGCAAAAATAGGAATAATGCCGGGACATATATTTAAAAAAGGAAAAGTTGGGCTTGTATCAAGATCAGGAACTTTAACATATGAAGCTGCTTACCAATTAACTCAAAGAGGAATAGGACAATCAACAGCTATTGGGATAGGTGGAGATCCTGTGCCAGGAACAGTATTTACAGACGTATTAAAATGGTTCCAAGAAGATCCAGAAACTGAAGCCATAGTTATGATTGGAGAAATTGGAGGAACAGCAGAAGAAGAAGCAGCTGAATTTATAAAACAAAATGTTACAAAACCAGTAGTAGCATACATAGCAGGGGTAACAGCACCTCCAGGAAAAAGAATGGGACATGCAGGAGCTATTATTGCAGGTGGAAAAGGAACAGCAGAAGAAAAATATAAGGCTTTAGAGTCTGCTGGAGTTACTACAGTAAAAAATATATCAACAATAGGTGAGGTAGTAGAAGAAATATTAAATAAATCATAG